The Macaca nemestrina isolate mMacNem1 chromosome 12, mMacNem.hap1, whole genome shotgun sequence genome contains a region encoding:
- the LOC105468641 gene encoding olfactory receptor 51G2-like: MSVFNSSALYPRFLLMGLSGLESRYDLISLPIFLIYATSIAGNITILFIIRTESSLHQPMYYFLSMLAFTDLGLSTTTLPTMFSVFWFHVQEISFNACLVQMYCIHVFSIIESAVLLAMAFDRFIAIREPLRYAAILTNDVIIGIGLAIAGRALALVFPASFLLKKLQYHDVNILSYPFCLHQDLIKTTVSNRQVSSIYGLMVVICSMGLDSVLLLLSYVLILGTVLSIASKAERVRALNTCISHICAVLTFYTPMIGLPMIHRYGQNASPIVHVLMANVYLLVPPLMNPIVYSVKTRQIRDRILKKFKKHEV, encoded by the coding sequence ATGTCTGTCTTCAATAGTTCTGCCTTATACCCTCGCTTCCTCCTAATGGGCCTCTCAGGCCTTGAAAGCAGATATGACTTGATTTCCCTCCCCATCTTCTTGATTTATGCCACCTCAATTGCCGGGAACATTACCATCCTCTTCATTATCAGAACTGAGTCTTCCCTCCATCAACCAATGTATTACTTTTTGTCAATGCTGGCATTCACTGACCTGGGCCTATCTACCACTACCTTGCCTACCATGTTCAGTGTCTTCTGGTTCCATGTGCAGGAGATCTCCTTCAATGCTTGTCTGGTCCAAATGTACTGCATTCATGTTTTCTCAATTATCGAGTCAGCTGTACTCTTGGCTATGGCCTTTGACCGCTTTATAGCAATCCGAGAACCCTTGCGCTATGCAGCCATCCTAACCAATGATGTAATCATTGGGATTGGGTTGGCAATTGCTGGAAGGGCCTTGGCTTTGGTCTTTCCAGCTTCCTTCCTCTTGAAGAAGCTTCAATATCATGATGTCAATATTCTGTCCTACCCTTTCTGCCTGCACCAGGACCTCATAAAGACAACTGTATCCAACCGTCAAGTCAGCAGCATCTATGGCCTCATGGTGGTCATCTGTTCCATGGGACTTGATTCAGTGCTTCTCCTCCTATCCTATGTCCTCATCCTGGGCACAGTGTTGAGTATAGCCTCCAAGGCAGAGAGAGTGAGAGCCCTCAATACTTGCATCTCTCACATCTGTGCTGTACTCACCTTCTATACACCAATGATTGGGCTACCTATGATCCACCGCTATGGACAGAATGCTTCCCCAATTGTCCATGTGCTGATGGCCAATGTCTACTTGCTGGTTCCACCTCTTATGAACCCCATTGTCTACAGTGTTAAGACCAGGCAGATTCGTGACAGAATCCTCAAGAAATTCAAGAAACACGAAGTGTAG